In the Mastacembelus armatus chromosome 17, fMasArm1.2, whole genome shotgun sequence genome, one interval contains:
- the lrrc24 gene encoding leucine-rich repeat-containing protein 24, producing MRRFSYVTLLFHQSSLAISVICKYIISVCLFFFSILSLQVLSLMVFCKTTMIFLWFPRCILIILALIPHLSLGCPSGCRCYSLTVECGSLRIKEIPQGVPTVTETFFLQDNAIVQIRLHDLTRLGSLHYLYLQNNSISALEPGAFLNQGQLLELALNGNLIHLVTPDMFRGLEHLRILYLASNQITRVQDHTFRGLQRLQELHLQENSIELLAEQALSGLSSLALLDLSKNRLRTLGALSLKPLVSLQVLRVTENPWRCDCALGWLRTWITKDGQRLLSSAEQRRLMCSEPPRLSHLSLVEVAPNSLVCIPPVVQLEPSHLTVRLGESLRVSCQASGYPQPQVTWKKASHGKAQLSPRGLVQEVGPNGEMFRPGAGGVVTALPSSGGLKVGGVGGIHGLVRGTEEGGERDSFDPDMGSGMLFLSNVTVAHAGRYECEAWNPGGVARVTFHLAVNMSSSSYSSQFWPRLNTDSFISSSSSSFYRPEVLDVSQEPLYEQDSMDFNSLGPATQTAIAIGISLLALTAVLLLIMIYTRHQQYRKEEGGSYCSNKEESILYVNDYSDGPTIFAQLEEYRDDHGHEMYVLNRAKPVLGSTSSRCPMMSGFVQQNGMKEALLDHELMQTLTRSGGMGLCRNPADGGEGPLTTDPEELFLSQSLLFGSQVAYEIHC from the exons ATGAGGAGATTCTCTTATGTCACCTTGCTTTTTCATCAATCTTCCCTTGCTATTTCAGTCATATGTAAATACATCATATCA GTTT gcttattttttttctctattttatctCTTCAGGTTTTGTCTCTGATGGTCTTCTGTAAAACCACAATGATCTTCCTGTGGTTTCCCAGATGCATTCTGATCATCTTGGCCCTCATTCCTCATCTGTCTCTGGGATGCCCCTCTGGCTGTCGCTGCTACAGCCTAACAGTGGAATGCGGATCTCTTAGGATCAAAGAAATCCCACAGGGTGTCCCCACTGTAACAGAG ACCTTTTTCCTCCAGGACAATGCTATAGTGCAGATCCGTCTTCACGACCTGACTCGCCTGGGCAGCCTCCATTATCTGTACCTCCAGAACAACAGCATCTCAGCCTTGGAACCCGGGGCTTTTCTCAACCAGGGCCAGTTGCTGGAGCTGGCCCTCAATGGTAACCTCATCCACCTGGTCACCCCTGACATGTTTCGGGGTCTGGAGCACCTTCGAATCCTCTACCTTGCCAGCAACCAGATCACCCGAGTCCAGGACCACACTTTCAGGGGACTGCAG CGTCTGCAGGAACTCCACCTGCAGGAAAACAGCATAGAGCTCCTGGCAGAACAGGCCCTGTCTGGTTTGTCATCTCTGGCCCTGCTAGACCTCAGCAAAAATCGCCTCCGCACCTTGGGAGCCTTGTCCCTCAAACCTCTTGTCAGTCTGCAGGTGCTCCGTGTCACAG AGAACCCATGGCGCTGTGATTGTGCTCTGGGCTGGTTGAGAACTTGGATCACCAAAGATGGACAGCGTTTGTTGAGCTCTGCCGAGCAGCGCCGGCTGATGTGTTCTGAACCACCTCGCCTCTCCCATCTCAGCCTGGTAGAGGTGGCTCCCAACAGTCTTGTCTGCATCCCCCCTGTAGTGCAGCTCGAGCCAAGCCACCTGACTGTACGACTAGGGGAAAGTCTCCGAGTATCCTGCCAGGCCTCAGGATACCCTCAGCCTCAAGTGACCTGGAAGAAAGCCTCCCATGGCAAGGCCCAGTTATCACCTCGAGGCCTGGTTCAAGAGGTGGGACCCAATGGTGAAATGTTCAGGCCCGGGGCTGGAGGAGTAGTTACAGCCCTGCCCAGCAGTGGAGGGCTCAAGGTGGGAGGTGTAGGTGGAATCCATGGGCTTGTGCGTGGGACAGAGGAGGGTGGTGAGAGGGACAGCTTTGACCCAGACATGGGCAGTGGCATGTTGTTCCTCAGCAATGTGACTGTAGCACATGCTGGGCGCTATGAGTGTGAGGCCTGGAACCCTGGTGGTGTGGCCAGAGTTACCTTCCACCTGGCTGTCAACATGTCCTCTTCTTCATATTCATCCCAATTCTGGCCTCGTTTGAACACAGACTCCTTTATTTCCTCTTCATCCAGCTCCTTCTATCGACCAGAGGTTCTGGATGTGAGTCAGGAACCTCTGTATGAGCAGGACAGCATGGACTTCAACTCTCTGGGCCCAGCCACACAGACCGCCATTGCGATTGGCATTTCCTTGTTGGCACTGACTGCTGTTCTCCTCTTGATTATGATCTACACTCGTCACCAGCAGTACCGGAAAGAGGAAGGTGGCTCCTACTGTAGCAACAAGGAAGAAAGCATCCTCTATGTAAATGACTACTCGGATGGACCCACCATATTTGCACAGCTGGAGGAGTACCGCGATGACCACGGCCATGAGATGTATGTCCTCAACCGAGCCAAGCCTGTCCTGGGCTCCACTTCATCCAGGTGTCCCATGATGAGTGGGTTTGTCCAGCAAAATGGTATGAAGGAGGCTCTTCTGGATCATGAATTGATGCAGACCCTGACCAGGTCTGGAGGAATGGGGCTCTGCAGAAACCCAGCAGATGGAGGAGAAGGCCCCCTAACAACAGACCCAGAGGAGCTCTTCCTCAGTCAGAGCCTTCTCTTTGGCTCACAAGTCGCCTATGAGATCCACTGTTAA